One Rhodospirillaceae bacterium DNA segment encodes these proteins:
- a CDS encoding bifunctional 3-(3-hydroxy-phenyl)propionate/3-hydroxycinnamic acid hydroxylase produces the protein MTHYDVVIAGCGPVGAALGNLLAARGLTVCIAEKHREIYDKPRAITFDWEGMRVLQFCGVAEEFAKGIRPHPGTDFRGVDGQVIKLFDPLPPPWDLGWPPTFTFVQPEMERLLREALERRETVTLMLGRAVEGFRDTGDRVEVDILDPESGRTETVTGDFLVGCDGANSGVREALGLPLDDLGFDENWLVVDTLQQRETAIPAKGTQFCRPWRPATFIPGPGKLRRWELKVMPGETAAEFEDPARVRAVLADLVDVDAVEIWRSATYRFAARVGREWRKGRVILAGDAVHQTPPFLGQGLCSGIRDAANLAWKLVHIRRCGFNAALLDSYRDERRPHVVAVVEAAKEFGKIVGELDMDKARARDAALMADLAAGRMETRRQKFIPNLETGLIHFESGVPRDQQIAGTLMPQPEVYAPDGSKRLLDDLVPMEWLYVTTGMEAQGWMAGMEGVWRGIRGQNLVLLPEDKMAPAGRSIGLPVRISILRETDGRFSYWCRRAGVNAVISRPDRYIYGAIDYNRSTYTESTKVKELLSRIAKE, from the coding sequence ATGACCCATTACGACGTCGTCATCGCCGGCTGCGGGCCGGTCGGCGCGGCGCTGGGCAACCTGCTGGCGGCGCGGGGGCTCACCGTCTGCATCGCCGAGAAGCACCGGGAAATCTACGACAAGCCGCGCGCCATCACCTTCGACTGGGAGGGCATGCGCGTCCTCCAGTTCTGCGGCGTGGCGGAGGAATTCGCCAAGGGCATCCGGCCCCATCCCGGCACCGATTTCCGCGGCGTCGACGGCCAGGTCATCAAGCTGTTCGATCCGCTGCCGCCGCCCTGGGACCTCGGCTGGCCGCCGACCTTCACCTTCGTCCAGCCGGAGATGGAGCGGCTGCTGCGCGAGGCGCTGGAGCGGCGCGAGACCGTCACCCTGATGCTCGGCCGGGCGGTCGAGGGCTTCCGCGATACGGGCGACCGGGTCGAGGTCGACATCCTGGACCCGGAGAGCGGCCGGACCGAGACGGTGACCGGCGATTTCCTGGTCGGCTGCGACGGCGCGAACAGCGGGGTGCGCGAGGCGCTCGGCCTGCCGCTCGACGATCTCGGCTTCGACGAAAACTGGCTGGTGGTCGATACCCTGCAGCAGCGCGAGACCGCGATCCCGGCCAAGGGCACGCAATTCTGCCGGCCGTGGCGGCCCGCGACCTTCATTCCGGGGCCGGGCAAACTGCGGCGCTGGGAGCTCAAGGTCATGCCGGGGGAGACGGCGGCCGAGTTCGAGGATCCGGCGCGGGTGCGCGCGGTGCTCGCCGACCTCGTCGACGTCGACGCGGTGGAGATCTGGCGCAGCGCGACCTACCGCTTCGCCGCCCGGGTCGGGCGGGAATGGCGCAAGGGGCGGGTGATCCTCGCCGGCGACGCGGTGCACCAGACGCCGCCCTTCCTCGGCCAGGGCCTGTGCTCCGGCATCCGCGACGCCGCCAACCTGGCCTGGAAGCTGGTCCATATCCGGCGCTGCGGCTTCAACGCAGCGCTGCTCGACAGCTACCGCGACGAGCGGCGGCCCCATGTCGTCGCCGTGGTCGAGGCGGCCAAGGAATTCGGCAAGATCGTCGGCGAGCTGGACATGGACAAGGCCCGGGCGCGCGACGCGGCGCTGATGGCGGACCTGGCGGCCGGCCGGATGGAGACGCGGCGCCAGAAATTCATACCGAACCTGGAGACCGGGCTGATCCATTTCGAGTCCGGCGTGCCGCGGGACCAGCAGATCGCCGGCACCCTGATGCCCCAGCCGGAGGTCTACGCCCCTGACGGAAGCAAACGCCTGCTCGACGATCTGGTCCCGATGGAATGGCTGTATGTGACGACGGGGATGGAGGCGCAGGGGTGGATGGCGGGGATGGAAGGTGTGTGGCGGGGGATACGCGGACAGAACCTCGTTCTGCTGCCAGAAGATAAAATGGCGCCGGCAGGCAGGTCTATTGGCCTGCCTGTTCGGATAAGCATTTTACGAGAAACCGACGGTCGATTCTCCTATTGGTGCCGCAGAGCCGGCGTAAACGCCGTTATCTCACGACCCGATCGGTATATCTATGGTGCGATTGACTACAATAGGTCTACATATACAGAGTCGACAAAAGTGAAAGAACTTCTTTCGCGTATTGCCAAAGAATAA